ACTATGTATCCTTTAAATGGTTTGACCAAGGTAGTGCAAGAAGTCCTGAAGGGTATAGTCTAGAAGATTTCCTAGCAACGGTTAAATACTACATGACTAATCCACAAGAACGCCCAGTTTCAGACGATGGCTGGGGAGTATTTACACCAAATACACCATCTGAATCGACAGAAGAAATAGAGACGGAAGAAAGTGATGAAGAAATTATTTCTGAGGAAACTGAGGAAATTGACGAGTTTACAGAAGAATTAAAACGAAGAGCAGAAGAGTTTGGCATGGACTTCAAAACCTTTGAACAAAGTCTGGTCACACTCTCAGACCGTTACAGAGTTTCTTTTGAAGCTTTCGAATATGATGCAGCAAGCAAAGTTGTTCGACTTGTAGATAAGGATGGGGTCAAACGGACCATCTCCCTTCCAAGTTTAGAAGAACAAGTATAGTAAACAAAATACCTGTAGCGCTGAGCTCTGCAGGTATTTTTTACAGAAAAACGATAAAGATTATCTTTGACTATTTGCTTTTTTTAGCGTAAAATAGAAAGGAAAGACAAAAAAGGAGAAAAGCCTTGGAACTTAACGTATTTGCAGGACAAGAAAAAAGCGAACTTTCCATGATTGAAGTAGCTCGTGCTATTTTGGAAGAACGTGGACGTGACAATGAAATGTACTTCAATGACTTGGTCAATGAAATTCAGAATTATTTAGAAAAATCAAACAGTGAGATTCGTGTAGCCTTGCCAACTTTCTATTCTGACTTGAATGTGGACGGTAGTTTCATTCCGCTAGGTGAAAACAAATGGGGTCTTCGTTCATGGTATGCCATCGATGAGATTGATGAGGAAGTTATTACTCTCGAAGAAGATGATGAAGATGCGCCAAAGCGTAAGAAAAAACGTGTCAATGCCTTCATGGATGGTGATGAGGATGCTATCGATTATGGCAACGATGATCCAGAAGATGAAGATAGTTACGAAGACAAGCCTGGTTCAGAATACGATGATGAAAATCCAGATGATGAGAAGGATGAAGTAGAATCATACGACTCAGAAATCAATGAAATTATCCTCGATGATGAATTGACGGATGATGAAGAAGTTGATGTCGGTGAAGAAGATGACGACTATTCTGACGACGAGTCGACAGAAGACTAAGTTCAAGATTGACAAACGCATCGAATTGAGTTAGTATATTATCGGGCACCTCTTTTGAGGTCAGGGCTCCCTAGTTGATAGGGAGCTATTTTTGTTTTTTCTTCATGTTGCTTACCCCCTCCATGCGACATGAGCAGAGGAAAGGAGTTTGCATGACAAAATATATTTTTGTAACTGGTGGTGTGGTTTCGTCGATTGGTAAGGGAATTGTGGCGGCAAGTCTGGGTCGTTTGTTGAAAAATCGTGGTCTCAAGGTGACCATTCAGAAATTTGACCCCTATATCAATATTGACCCAGGGACGATGAGCCCTTACCAACATGGGGAAGTGTTTGTAACAGATGATGGTGCAGAAACAGACTTGGATTTGGGACATTATGAGCGGTTTATTGACATCAATCTTAATAAATATTCCAACGTGACAACAGGGAAAATTTACAGCGAAGTCCTTCGGAAAGAACGCAAGGGAGAGTACCTAGGAGCAACCGTTCAGGTTATTCCACATATTACGGATGCTTTGAAAGATAAAATTAAACGTGCTGCGCGTACTACAGATGCCGATGTGATTATTACAGAAGTCGGTGGAACTGTCGGTGATATTGAAAGTCTGCCTTTCCTTGAGGCTCTGCGTCAGATGAAAGCAGACGTGGGCGCGGACAATGTCATGTATATTCACACGACACTCTTGCCCTATCTCAAGGCGGCTGGGGAAATGAAAACCAAGCCGACCCAACATTCGGTCAAAGAATTGCGCGGATTGGGCATTCAGCCCAACATGTTGGTCATTCGTACAGAAGCGCCAGCCGGCCAAGGGATTAAAAATAAATTGGCCCAGTTCTGCGATGTGGCACCGGAGGCGGTTATTGAGTCACTCGATGTGGAGCATCTTTATCAAATTCCGCTCAATTTACAGGCCCAGAATATGGACCAGATTGTCTGCGACCATTTGAAATTGGATACACCGCCAGCAGACATGACAGACTGGTCTGCCATGGTTGACAAGGTATTGAACCTCAAGAAAACAGTTAAGATTGCCCTTGTTGGAAAATACGTCGAGCTCCAAGATGCCTACATTTCAGTTGTAGAAGCCTTGAAACACTCTGGCTATGCCAACGATGCTGCGATTGAGTTGGATTGGGTCAATGCCAACGACCTGACAGCAGAAAATGTAGCTGACCGACTTGGACAAGCCCAGGGAATCATCGTACCTGGTGGCTTTGGTCAACGCGGTACCGAAGGAAAAATTCAAGCCATTCGCTATGCGCGTGAGAATGATGTGCCTATGTTAGGCGTCTGCTTGGGCATGCAGTTGACCTGTGTGGAATTTGCTCGCCACGTTCTTGGATTAGATGGAGCCAATAGTTTTGAGCTGGATCCTGAAACTAAGTATCCGATTATCGATATCATGCGTGATCAAATTGGTGTTGAAGACTTAGGCGGAACGCTCCGTCTGGGACTCTATCCAAGCAAACTCAAACGTGGCTCAAAGGCTGCTGCAGCCTATGACAACCAAGAAGTTGTCCAGCGTCGCCACCGCCACCGCTACGAGTTTAACAATGACTTCCGTCAGCAATTTGAAGAAGCTGGTTTTGTCTTCTCTGGTGTATCGCCAGATAACCGCTTGGTTGAGATTGTTGAAATTCCTGAGAACAAGTTCTTTGTGGCCTGTCAGTATCACCCAGAACTCCAATCTCGTCCAAATCGTCCTGAAGGACTCTATACTGCCTTTGTCACAGCTGCAGTTGAGAATGAAAGCAAATAAGTATTGACAAGCGCATTTGAGTTGAGCATCCTTTTAGGGTGCTCGTTTTTTATGGGCAAGGCTTGACTAATTGGTGGATTCTGTTAAGCTTTTTAATATGTGTAATGGTGATCTAGGAAAAGGAGGGAGAAGAAGTGAGGAACCTTCATTTTATCGCGACATTGGTGGCGATTAGCTTGGTAGCAGGATTAAACGTGCTCTTTAACTACCAGATAGCAGGAATAACCGATAGTTTAACTAGTGGGGATAGGGCTGGTTTTATGGTACAGATTTGGCAGTTGCTTGCGATTTTATGCTTGATGCTGCTAGCAGAGTTTGTTCGTCAAGTCTGTAATCAGCAGTTTTTGAATAGGGTTGGCTACAAGATTCAGGCTACTCTAGTCAATCGTTTTTTGCAGGGGCACAGCTTGCTCAAGCAATCAGAAGTAGCGGAACGGGTTTCAGCTATTCATAATGATAGCGAGATGGTCAAGGAACTCTACTATGATACCCTGTTTTCCCTCTATCAAGGAGTGGTGTCCTTCTTGTTTGCCTGTCTGGCTCTCTTTGGTTTGGATAGCCAGGTATCCATAGCAATCCTGCTTTTGACCTTGGTACCGATTGGGCTACCCTATCTTTTTCAAAAGAGTCGGAAAAGGGTTCAGGAAGCCATCTCGCGGGAGAAGGCTGTCTATCAGATTCTGCTCAATGACCTCCTTTCAGGTCTAGCCATTATCAAAAATGCCAATCGTAACCAGTATTTTTCTGACAAGACAAATCATCAATACAAACGAATCTATCAACTGGAGGACCGAAAGGCTTTTTTGTCAGCCTTGTTGAATGTCCTATCTGGTTTGTTCTTCTATCTATTGACGGTTCTGATTCTCTTTCTGGGAGGTCAAAGGATTTTGGCAGGGCAAATGACAGTAGGAGCCTTGGTGGCAATTTATAGTATTTCTTTAGAATTGACCATGCCGATTAGCTTGATTGCATCGTCTATCGCGGATATGGCTTCTGTTCGCAATCTACGTGAGCAGCTCTTAAAACAGGAACCAGCTCTGCCTTTTTCCAAAAAAACCAAAGACTCATTCACCTCTCTTCAGGTGTGCAATCTTTCTTTTTCTATAGAAGGAACTCCCCTGTTTTCGGGGTTGAGTCTAAACTTTGAGCCTGGGAAGAAGTATCTGATTCAGGGAGAGAGTGGCATAGGCAAATCGTCCTTAGCCTACCTCCTGATGGGACAAATGGGGCAAGGGAATGAAGGGGTCTATCTGAATGGGCGGTCTTTGAAGGAAGTGGGAGAAGAGGTGGTTCAATCCTATCTTGCCTTTCTGCCACAAAAAGTGAAACTCTTCCATGCCAGCATCTGGGAGAATATTAGTTTGGGAAGGGATATTGACGAGTTGGAGGTTCTTACTTGGTTGCAGTTGGTAGGCTTGGGACAACGTTTTGCAAGTCGTCAGCAGTTGGAAAGTGAGCTATTTGATGCAGAATCAACTCTTTCAGGTGGGCAACAACAACGCTTGGCCTTGGTGCGGACTCTCTTGCTCCACAAACCTGTCTTGCTCCTAGATGAATCCCTTTCAGGTTTAGATGATCGGACCTTTGCCATGGTGGAACAAGCCCTGCTTGACTTGGAGAGGACAACGGTCATTCATATTAGTCATCGTTCATATCATGAGGCAGACTATGATCAGATAGTGGTACTGGAGAGAAGAAAGTAATAAATATGAACTTTTTTTCAAAAAAGTGTTGACAAGGGTATTACCCCGTGATATACTTATCTAGTGTTCAGCGGGGATGGCGGAATTGGCAGACGCGCAGGATTAAGGATCCTGTGACCGCTTTAGGTCGTGAGGGTTCAAGTCCCTCTCTCCGCATAGAACTTTCAGACTGGTTTAACCAGTCTTTTTTTGTGCCTGAAAGTTATGTGAAAATTTTCTCATACGGATACAGTTTCAGCTAGCATTTTTTTGAGAATCGTGTTAAAATAAGAGGGTATGGGGGACGACTCCCAAAAAATATTAGGAGGCTCTTAGAATGCCATTAGTTTCAGCAGAAAAATTTGTCCAAGCAGCGCGTGACAACGGTTATGCAGTTGGTGGATTTAACACAAACAACCTTGAGTGGACTCAAGCTATCTTGCGCGCAGCAGAAGCAAAACAAGCTCCAGTTCTTATCCAAACTTCTATGGGTGCAGCTAAGTACATGGGTGGTTACAAAGTAGCTCGCAACTTGATCGCAAACTTGATCGAGTCAATGAACATCACAGTTCCAGTTGCTATTCACCTTGACCACGGTCACTACGAAGATGCACTTGAGTGTATCGAAGTTGGTTACACTTCTATCATGTTTGACGGCTCACACCTTCCAGTAGAAGAAAACCTTGCAAAAGCAAAAGAAGTTGTAGAATTGGCACACGCTAAAGGAATCTCAGTTGAAGCTGAAGTTGGTACTATCGG
The sequence above is a segment of the Streptococcus suis genome. Coding sequences within it:
- the rpoE gene encoding DNA-directed RNA polymerase subunit delta — protein: MELNVFAGQEKSELSMIEVARAILEERGRDNEMYFNDLVNEIQNYLEKSNSEIRVALPTFYSDLNVDGSFIPLGENKWGLRSWYAIDEIDEEVITLEEDDEDAPKRKKKRVNAFMDGDEDAIDYGNDDPEDEDSYEDKPGSEYDDENPDDEKDEVESYDSEINEIILDDELTDDEEVDVGEEDDDYSDDESTED
- a CDS encoding ABC transporter ATP-binding protein/permease, coding for MRNLHFIATLVAISLVAGLNVLFNYQIAGITDSLTSGDRAGFMVQIWQLLAILCLMLLAEFVRQVCNQQFLNRVGYKIQATLVNRFLQGHSLLKQSEVAERVSAIHNDSEMVKELYYDTLFSLYQGVVSFLFACLALFGLDSQVSIAILLLTLVPIGLPYLFQKSRKRVQEAISREKAVYQILLNDLLSGLAIIKNANRNQYFSDKTNHQYKRIYQLEDRKAFLSALLNVLSGLFFYLLTVLILFLGGQRILAGQMTVGALVAIYSISLELTMPISLIASSIADMASVRNLREQLLKQEPALPFSKKTKDSFTSLQVCNLSFSIEGTPLFSGLSLNFEPGKKYLIQGESGIGKSSLAYLLMGQMGQGNEGVYLNGRSLKEVGEEVVQSYLAFLPQKVKLFHASIWENISLGRDIDELEVLTWLQLVGLGQRFASRQQLESELFDAESTLSGGQQQRLALVRTLLLHKPVLLLDESLSGLDDRTFAMVEQALLDLERTTVIHISHRSYHEADYDQIVVLERRK
- a CDS encoding CTP synthase, which produces MTKYIFVTGGVVSSIGKGIVAASLGRLLKNRGLKVTIQKFDPYINIDPGTMSPYQHGEVFVTDDGAETDLDLGHYERFIDINLNKYSNVTTGKIYSEVLRKERKGEYLGATVQVIPHITDALKDKIKRAARTTDADVIITEVGGTVGDIESLPFLEALRQMKADVGADNVMYIHTTLLPYLKAAGEMKTKPTQHSVKELRGLGIQPNMLVIRTEAPAGQGIKNKLAQFCDVAPEAVIESLDVEHLYQIPLNLQAQNMDQIVCDHLKLDTPPADMTDWSAMVDKVLNLKKTVKIALVGKYVELQDAYISVVEALKHSGYANDAAIELDWVNANDLTAENVADRLGQAQGIIVPGGFGQRGTEGKIQAIRYARENDVPMLGVCLGMQLTCVEFARHVLGLDGANSFELDPETKYPIIDIMRDQIGVEDLGGTLRLGLYPSKLKRGSKAAAAYDNQEVVQRRHRHRYEFNNDFRQQFEEAGFVFSGVSPDNRLVEIVEIPENKFFVACQYHPELQSRPNRPEGLYTAFVTAAVENESK